A part of Perca fluviatilis chromosome 15, GENO_Pfluv_1.0, whole genome shotgun sequence genomic DNA contains:
- the gipc1 gene encoding PDZ domain-containing protein GIPC1, with product MPLGLGRRKKASPLVENEEAEPIRAGLNVPGMDGLDGGVVGLGESATSEGLPPPPSSMRPRLIFHTQLAHGSPTGRIEGFSNVRELYAKIGEAFGIPPSEVMFCTLNTHKVDMDKLLGGQIGLEDFIFAHIKGQRKEIEVFKGEDALGLTITDNGAGYAFIKRIREGSVIHQIQVINVGDMIESINGHRLIGCRHYEVAKMLKELPKGKEFTIKLVEPLKAFDMIGQRSGGSRSASGVQLGTGRGTLRLRSKGPATVEELPSAFEEKAIEKVDDLLESYMGIRDSELAATMVELGKDKKNPDEFAEALDETLGDFAFPDEFVFDVWGAIGDAKVGRV from the exons ATGCCTCTGGGTTTGGGAAGAAGGAAGAAGGCGTCTCCGTTAGTGGAGAACGAGGAAGCGGAGCCTATCCGAGCAGGTCTCAATGTGCCAGGTATGGATGGCCTAGATGGAGGTGTTGTCGGGCTGGGAGAAAGTGCCACCTCTGAAGGTCTGCCGCCTCCACCCAGCAGCATGCGACCTCGCCTCATCTTCCACACTCAGCTTGCTCATGGCAGCCCCACTGGCCGCATTGAGGGCTTCAGTAATGTGCGGGAGCTCTATGCCAAAATTGGTGAGGCTTTTGGAATACCGCCATCTGAG GTTATGTTTTGCACACTGAACACTCACAAGGTGGACATGGATAAGCTGTTGGGAGGCCAGATTGGGCTAGAGGACTTTATTTTTGCCCACATTAAAGGACAGCGAAAGGAAATAGAGGTGTTCAAAGGAGAGGATGCACTGGGTTTGACGATCACTGATAATGGAGCTGGCTATGCTTTCATCAAG aGAATACGCGAGGGGAGCGTCATCCACCAGATACAGGTCATCAACGTGGGTGATATGATCGAGTCGATCAACGGCCATCGCCTGATTGGGTGTCGACACTATGAGGTGGCCAAGATGCTAAAGGAGCTGCCTAAAGGGAAGGAGTTCACGATCAAGCTGGTGGAGCCTCTCAAGGCCTTTG ATATGATCGGCCAGCGGTCTGGAGGGTCAAGGTCAGCATCAGGGGTTCAGCTGGGGACCGGCAGAGGAACTCTACGGCTACGCTCTAAAGGTCCTGCTACTGTGGAGGAGCTG CCCTCTGCATTTGAGGAAAAGGCCATTGAGAAGGTGGATGACCTGCTTGAGAGCTACATGGGAATCAGAGACAGCGAGCTAG CGGCTACCATGGTGGAGCTGGGAAAGGACAAAAAGAACCCTGATGAGTTTGCCGAGGCTTTAGATGAAACCCTCGGGGACTTTGCCTTCCCAGACGAATTTGTTTTTGACGTCTGGGGTGCCATCGGCGATGCTAAGGTTGGCCGAGTGTAA
- the trim35-12 gene encoding tripartite motif-containing protein 35, protein MALRPRASSQPGKPSFLLPKVASGSRPRAVSSRSGSMLEEELSCSVCCEIFKDPVVLKCSHSFCRACLQQFWNKKKARRECPICRRKCSLTEPTVSLALKNVADTFLREQDRMAAGKGEGANRPGEQGGIVEVKCITHGEVLKLFCLDDFEPLCCVCHTSKKHQGHRVCPLEEGAQDLKAELKKDLIPLKKNLRSLYEAKQECDDTTVHIKDQTEATEKQMKKEFEQLREFLKKEETARLAALQQEAEEKKELVKRKSESITRSILTFSHAVIAIENEIASSDALFVKNYSNTKKRAQIPLNDPEKVSGALINVAKHVSSLKYHVWEKMAELVQYTPITLDPNTAYPWLSLSPDLTCVTNSGCLQKLPDNPERFGHFVFLLGSEGFTSGRHAWEVDVGDKADWMLGVVKESIDRKGHISGCPEGGFWMISHCDGDYLAMTRPSNPLHLQGELTRVRVQLDYDSGEVTFSNPISMLPIYKFTAFFTEKIYPFFCPGANINGNNPKPLKICPANVAVWNSATW, encoded by the exons ATGGCGTTGCGCCCACGTGCTTCCTCTCAGCCGGGAaaaccttccttccttcttcccaAGGTGGCTTCAGGCTCTCGACCGCGGGCTGTTTCCTCACGCTCTGGCTCCATGCTGGAAGAGGAACTGTCTTGTTCTGTATGCTGTGAGATCTTCAAGGACCCCGTGGTGCTCAAGTGCAGCCACAGCTTCTGCCGAGCCTGTCTGCAGCAGTTCTGGAACAAGAAGAAGGCCAGACGCGAGTGTCCCATCTGCAGGAGAAAGTGTTCCCTGACAGAGCCCACAGTCAGCCTGGCACTGAAGAACGTGGCCGACACCTTCCTGAGGGAGCAGGATCGCATGGCGGCGGGAAAAGGGGAGGGAGCCAACAGGCCAGGGGAGCAGGGAGGTATAGTGGAGGTGAAGTGCATCACACACGGGGAAGTTCTCAAGCTCTTCTGTCTGGATGACTTTGAAcccctctgctgtgtgtgtcacACTTCTAAGAAGCACCAGGGACACCGAGTGTGCCCCTTGGAAGAGGGAGCGCAGGACCTCAAG GCAGAGCTGAAAAAAGATCTGATTCCTCTGAAGAAAAACCTGCGTAGCCTGTATGAAGCCAAACAGGAGTGTGATGACACAACTGTGCACATCAAG GACCAGACTGAGGCCACAGAAAAGCAGATGAAAAAGGAGTTTGAGCAGCTGCGGGAGTTCCTGAAGAAGGAAGAGACCGCTCGACTGGCTGCCCTGCAGCAGGAGGCCGAGGAGAAGAAAGAGCTGGTGAAGAGAAAGTCAGAGAGCATCACCAGAAGTATCCTCACCTTCTCTCACGCTGTCATTGCCATTGAGAATGAGATTGCCTCCAGTGACGCTCTCTTCGTTAAA AATTacagcaacacaaagaaaag AGCACAGATCCCACTGAATGATCCAGAAAAAGTGTCAGGTGCTCTTATAAATGTGGCCAAGCATGTCAGTTCCCTCAAGTACCATGTGTGGGAGAAGATGGCAGAGCTGGTTCAGTACA CACCCATCACCCTGGACCCCAACACTGCCTACCCCTGGTTGTCCCTGTCCCCAGACCTCACCTGTGTCACCAACAGTGGATGCCTCCAGAAGCTCCCGGACAATCCTGAACGTTTCGGCCACTTTGTGTTCCTGCTGGGCTCGGAGGGCTTCACTTCGGGCCGCCACGCCTGGGAGGTGGATGTGGGAGACAAGGCAGACTGGATGCTCGGGGTGGTCAAGGAGTCCATCGACAGGAAAGGCCACATCTCGGGCTGTCCCGAGGGTGGCTTTTGGATGATCTCGCACTGCGATGGCGACTATTTGGCAATGACGAGGCCCAGCAACCCGCTGCATCTGCAGGGAGAGCTGACCCGAGTCAGGGTGCAGCTGGACTACGACTCCGGAGAGGTGACCTTCTCCAACCCTATCAGCATGCTGCCCATCTACAAGTTCACCGCCTTCTTCACTGAGAAGATATACCCCTTCTTCTGCCCTGGAGCAAACATCAATGGGAATAATCCCAAACCGCTTAAGATCTGCCCCGCCAATGTGGCTGTGTGGAACAGTGCCACGTGgtga
- the LOC120574537 gene encoding C-factor-like, whose translation MQDLRQRIVLIETEEMAAQPVSVLITGANRGLGLEMVKQMVEAPRPVTKLFACCRDPDGPRAEALQTLAKKNPNIISVVRLDATDLCSIKLCAQEVGSVVGTGGLNLLINNAGIMAKGTVQETSPEDMQHTFNTNVMGPMNMIKEFLPHLRDAVKASGMPGMSISKAAVVNISSLLGSMEALKQSYAFCPVVSYRISKAGLNMLTVCAAEELKKDEILFSLLHPGWVRTDMGGEEADIDAQESAEGMLSVMGSLTEKQNGAFLDYKGQSIPW comes from the exons ATGCAAGATCTCAGACAGAGAATTGTGCTAATAGAGACAGAGGAAATGGCAGCTCAACCAGTCAGCGTGCTTATCACAGGAGCCAACAGAGGCCTGGGCCTGGAGATGGTTAAGCAAATGGTGGAGGCCCCCCGTCCAGTGACAAAGCTATTCGCCTGTTGCAGGGACCCAGATGGACCCAGAGCTGAG GCCTTGCAAACATTGGCAAAGAAGAATCCTAACATCATTTCTGTTGTCCGTCTGG acGCCACTGACCTTTGTAGCATAAAACTGTGCGCCCAGGAGGTGGGCTCTGTGGTGGGGACGGGGGGTCTCAACCTGCTGATTAACAACGCAGGCATCATGGCCAAAGGCACTGTGCAGGAAACCAGTCCTGAGGACATGCAACATACCTTCAACACCAATGTCATGGGCCCTATGAACATGATTAAA GAGTTCCTGCCTCACCTGCGTGACGCAGTGAAGGCCAGTGGAATGCCTGGGATGTCCATCAGCAAAGCAGCCGTCGTCAACATCTCCTCACTTTTGGGTTCAATGGAAGCTTTAAAACAGTCGTATGCCTTCTGCCCTGTCGTATCCTACCGCATCAGCAAG GCAGGTTTGAACATGCTGACAGTGTGTGCTgcagaggagctgaagaaggatGAGATTCTGTTCTCTCTGCTGCACCCTGGCTGGGTGCGCACTGACATGGGTGGAGAGGAG GCGGACATTGATGCTCAGGAGAGCGCGGAGGGGATGCTTAGCGTGATGGGTTCCCTGACTGAGAAGCAAAACGGAGCCTTCCTGGATTATAAGGGCCAATCCATCCCCTGGTAG